The following are encoded in a window of Aerococcus sanguinicola genomic DNA:
- the metF gene encoding methylenetetrahydrofolate reductase [NAD(P)H], whose product MKTKELFKEKTVFSYEVFPPKKTSGPQSIYKTLEELKSLSPDCISVTYGAGGGDNNDESFKIAQTIKGYGIESIAHLPCIGMTKADLEEKLEELQALQVENILALRGDLPADDYAPGDFSYASDMVRFIKDKGDFNVVAACYPEGHIDCKDKVQDIKHLKTKVDAGVDQLITQLFLDNNDFYAFRERCELADINVPIEAGIMPVVNKRQIERMTSLCGVKLPDKFVKMMDRYQDKPVAMRDAGIAYAVNQIVDLISQGVDGIHLYTMNNPYIAKKIHEAVHNLL is encoded by the coding sequence ATGAAAACGAAAGAACTTTTTAAAGAAAAAACCGTCTTCTCCTATGAGGTCTTCCCACCCAAGAAGACCTCTGGACCCCAAAGTATCTATAAAACCTTAGAAGAACTCAAAAGCCTATCCCCCGACTGTATCAGCGTCACTTACGGCGCTGGGGGCGGGGACAACAATGACGAGAGTTTCAAGATAGCTCAGACTATCAAGGGCTACGGCATTGAAAGCATCGCCCACCTGCCCTGCATCGGGATGACCAAGGCCGACCTGGAAGAGAAGTTGGAAGAACTCCAGGCCCTTCAAGTGGAAAATATCCTGGCCCTGCGCGGGGACCTGCCGGCTGACGACTATGCGCCCGGTGACTTCAGCTATGCCTCTGACATGGTCCGCTTCATCAAGGACAAGGGGGACTTCAACGTTGTCGCTGCCTGCTATCCCGAAGGCCATATCGACTGCAAGGACAAGGTCCAAGACATCAAGCACCTCAAGACCAAGGTCGATGCCGGCGTGGACCAGCTCATCACCCAGCTCTTCCTCGACAACAACGACTTCTACGCCTTCCGCGAACGCTGCGAACTGGCTGATATCAACGTCCCTATTGAAGCCGGGATCATGCCGGTGGTCAACAAGCGGCAGATCGAGCGGATGACCAGTCTCTGCGGGGTCAAGCTCCCTGACAAGTTTGTCAAGATGATGGACCGCTACCAAGACAAGCCTGTCGCCATGCGCGACGCCGGTATTGCCTACGCCGTCAACCAAATCGTCGACCTCATCAGCCAGGGTGTCGACGGCATCCACCTCTACACCATGAACAACCCCTATATCGCCAAAAAAATCCACGAAGCTGTCCATAATCTCCTCTAA
- the purB gene encoding adenylosuccinate lyase gives MIPRYTRPEMARVWSDDNRYKCWLEVEILAAEAWAELGEIPQEDVKKIRAKASFDVDRIQEIEAQTRHDVVAFTRCVSESLGEERKWVHYGLTSTDVVDTAQGYQLKQANDIIRQDLVWFLEILKKKAQKYKHTVCMGRTHGVHAEPTTFGLKMARYYSEIKRQIDRFDHAAKGVEAGKISGAVGTFANVPTAVEAYVCDHLGIRAQEISTQVLPRDLHAEYIACLALIATSIENMATEIRHLQKSETREVEEYFAKGQKGSSAMPHKRNPISSENVTGLARVCRGHVVTAYENVSLWHERDISHSSAERIILSDTTILVNYMIRRFGKIVEDLTVFPDNMLRNMQATHGLIYSQRLLLKLVDQGLSREAAYDLVQPLTAQSWDDQRDFRELVEGNEEITDLLSPEEIDDAFDYHYHLQRVDEIFERLGI, from the coding sequence ATGATTCCACGCTATACCCGTCCCGAAATGGCCCGAGTTTGGTCCGATGATAACCGCTACAAATGCTGGCTAGAAGTTGAAATCCTAGCAGCCGAAGCCTGGGCTGAGCTTGGCGAAATTCCCCAAGAGGATGTTAAAAAAATCCGTGCCAAGGCAAGCTTCGATGTCGACCGCATCCAAGAAATCGAAGCCCAAACCCGGCACGATGTGGTGGCCTTCACCCGCTGTGTGTCTGAATCCCTAGGCGAAGAGCGCAAGTGGGTCCACTATGGCCTCACTTCGACTGATGTGGTGGACACCGCTCAAGGCTACCAGCTCAAGCAGGCCAATGACATTATCCGTCAAGATTTGGTTTGGTTCCTTGAGATCCTGAAAAAGAAAGCCCAAAAATACAAGCACACCGTCTGCATGGGCCGGACCCATGGCGTTCATGCCGAACCGACGACCTTTGGCTTGAAGATGGCCCGCTATTATTCGGAAATCAAGCGCCAGATCGACCGCTTTGACCATGCGGCGAAGGGTGTTGAAGCCGGGAAGATTTCCGGAGCTGTGGGGACCTTCGCTAATGTGCCAACTGCCGTCGAAGCCTATGTCTGCGACCATTTAGGCATCCGCGCCCAGGAAATTTCTACCCAAGTTTTACCTCGCGACCTCCACGCCGAATATATTGCCTGTTTGGCTTTGATCGCCACTTCCATTGAAAACATGGCTACGGAAATCCGCCATCTCCAGAAGTCAGAAACCCGGGAAGTGGAAGAATACTTCGCCAAGGGTCAAAAAGGATCCAGCGCCATGCCCCATAAGCGTAACCCCATTTCCAGCGAAAATGTGACTGGCCTAGCTCGGGTCTGCCGGGGCCATGTGGTAACGGCTTACGAGAACGTCTCCCTCTGGCATGAGCGGGATATCTCCCATTCCAGCGCGGAGCGGATTATCCTCTCTGATACCACCATCCTAGTCAATTACATGATCCGCCGCTTCGGGAAGATTGTGGAAGACTTAACGGTTTTCCCAGACAATATGTTGCGGAACATGCAGGCCACTCACGGCTTGATCTACAGCCAGCGCTTACTTCTCAAGCTGGTGGACCAAGGACTATCCCGCGAAGCCGCCTATGACCTGGTTCAACCCCTGACCGCCCAGTCCTGGGACGACCAGCGCGACTTCCGCGAACTCGTCGAAGGCAATGAAGAGATCACTGACCTCCTCAGTCCTGAAGAGATCGATGATGCTTTCGACTACCACTACCACCTCCAACGGGTGGATGAAATCTTTGAACGTTTGGGTATATAA